A single window of Loxodonta africana isolate mLoxAfr1 chromosome 10, mLoxAfr1.hap2, whole genome shotgun sequence DNA harbors:
- the BEGAIN gene encoding brain-enriched guanylate kinase-associated protein yields the protein MGTKLRMEMRNHHSLRRVTSNLALLEPELEAQHLSTAGTSPSCTRGAAAMALRLLTDQKTHSPEQERVSSWATSPTGEQEGQTSKARAPGSLCDSGGSVLFAHRLRSPWVPSCLGQSHALQGRLARSSPSLWDSALQDQKGELRKRLSYTTHKLEKLESEFDSTRQYLEVELRRAQEELEKVTEKLLKIQNNYLALQRINQELEDKLYRMGQHYEEEKRALSHEIVALNSHLLEAKVTISKLSEDNELYRKDCNLAAQLLQCSHNYGRVHKVSELPLEFQERVSLHLEQHGCSLPSPLCHPAYADTVPTCVIAKVLEKPDPASRSTRLSDAVAHGLAYGDRLEPPGLRSPYEGDIYCSDAALYCPEERRHGRRPSVDASVSDAGFLRAENSIDSAAEEEEEEEAEAAAYPAGFRRDTFPSYTSSLPTSSSYSSFSATSEEKEHTQASTLTVSQRAIYLNSRDELFDRKLSAAAAYEGSPRFAKATAAVATQLETEVGPAFKRTMSPYPTKPLRFPASPGPQQTLMPPDLWSLQTNPGSARPPGQWHPVSVDDVGAYSYPAGTRSRASPCGFSECYYGRGASSGKKVEPRASPLYATYRADSFSERDDLSQGHLVEPCFLRAGGDLSLSSGRSAGRLPSYRPSEGDRERLGMRLCGAGSSPEPEHGPGYGSEPSAHSSRDSLEPSSVEASPEMRPAALLSTQQAFLRTGGPGLSRKDSLTKAQLYGTLLN from the exons ATGGGGACAAAGTTACGGATGGAGATGAGAAACCACCACAGCCTGCGGAGAGTGACAAGCAATTTGGCGTTGCTGGAGCCTGAGCTCGAGGCCCAGCACCTGAGTACAGCCGGGACAAGTCCCAGCTGTACCCGTGGGGCCGCCGCCATGGCCCTCAGGCTCCTGACTGACCAGAAGACT CACAGCCCAGAGCAGGAAAGGGTCTCCTCCTGGGCCACAAGTCCCACGGGGGAGCAGGAGGGCCAAACATCCAAGGCCAGGGCTCCAGGCAGCCTGTGTGACAGTGG CGGCTCTGTCCTCTTTGCCCACAGGCTGCGCAGCCCCTGGGTGCCCTCGTGCCTCGGGCAGTCCCACGCACTGCAGGGCCGGCTGGCCAGGTCCTCACCCTCGCTCTGGGACAG CGCGTTGCAGGATCAGAAGGGCGAGCTGCGCAAGCGGCTGTCCTACACGACGCACAAGCTGGAGAAGCTGGAGAGCGAGTTTGACTCCACGCGCCAGTACCTGGAGGTCGAGCTGCGGCGCGCACAGGAGGAGCTAGAGAAAGTCACGGAGAAGCTTCTCAA GATTCAGAACAACTACCTGGCCCTGCAGAGGATCAACCAGGAGCTGGAGGACAAGTTGTACCGCATG GGCCAGCACTATGAAGAGGAGAAGCGGGCCCTGAGCCACGAGATTGTTGCCCTCAACAGCCACCTCCTGGAGGCCAAAGTGACCATCAGCAAGCTGTCAGAGGACAAC GAGCTCTATAGGAAGGACTGCAATCTAGCGGCCCAGCTGCTGCAGTGCAGCCACAACTACGGCAGGGTCCATAAAGTGTCCGAG CTGCCCTTGGAGTTCCAGGAGCGCGTGAGCCTGCACTTGGAGCAGCACGGCTGCAGCCTGCCCTCACCGCTCTGCCACCCGGCCTATGCCGACACCGTGCCCACCTGCGTCATTGCCAAGGTGCTGGAGAAGCCCGACCCTGCCAGCCGGTCCACCCGGCTGTCAGACGCCGTGGCCCACGGTCTGGCCTACGGAGACAGGCTGGAGCCCCCAGGCCTTCGGTCTCCGTACGAGGGGGACATCTACTGCAGTGACGCAGCCCTCTACTGCCCCGAAGAGCGGCGGCATGGCCGGCGGCCCAGCGTGGACGCATCCGTGAGCGATGCGGGCTTCCTGCGGGCCGAGAACTCCATCGACAGTGCAgctgaggaggaggaagaggaggaggccgAGGCCGCAGCCTACCCTGCGGGCTTCCGGCGCGACACCTTCCCCAGCTACACCAGCTCGCTGCCCACGTCGAGCTCCTACTCCAGCTTCAGCGCCACGTCTGAGGAGAAGGAGCACACCCAGGCCAGCACGCTCACCGTCTCCCAGCGGGCCATCTACCTGAACAGCCGTGACGAGCTCTTTGACCGCAAGCTATCTGCCGCCGCTGCCTACGAGGGCAGCCCGCGCTTCGCCAAGGCCACGGCCGCGGTGGCCACACAGCTCGAGACCGAGGTGGGCCCAGCCTTCAAACGGACCATGTCACCCTACCCCACCAAGCCCTTACGCTTCCCAGCCTCCCCGGGCCCCCAGCAGACCCTGATGCCCCCCGACCTATGGAGCCTGCAGACCAATCCGGGGTCCGCCCGGCCGCCGGGCCAGTGGCACCCTGTGAGCGTGGATGACGTTGGTGCCTACTCCTACCCGGCCGGCACCAGAAGCCGAGCCTCACCCTGCGGCTTCTCTGAATGCTATTACGGCCGCGGGGCCAGCTCGGGCAAGAAGGTAGAGCCCCGCGCCAGCCCCCTGTATGCCACCTACAGGGCAGATAGCTTCTCAGAGAGGGATGACCTCTCCCAGGGCCACCTGGTTGAGCCCTGCTTCCTGCGTGCGGGTGGTGACCTCAGCCTGAGCTCTGGCCGCTCGGCTGGCCGGCTACCCAGCTACCGGCCCAGTGAGGGAGACAGGGAGCGGCTTGGGATGAGGCTGTGTGGGGCAGGCAGCAGCCCCGAGCCCGAGCATGGCCCAGGCTATGGCAGTGAGCCCAGTGCCCACAGCTCCCGGGATTCCCTGGAGCCCAGCTCTGTGGAGGCTTCTCCAGAGATGCGCCCTGCGGCCCTCCTGAGCACCCAGCAGGCCTTCCTGCGGACTGGTGGCCCAGGGCTGAGCCGCAAGGACAGCCTCACAAAAGCCCAGCTGTATGGCACTTTGCTCAACTGA